A window of the Arachis duranensis cultivar V14167 chromosome 5, aradu.V14167.gnm2.J7QH, whole genome shotgun sequence genome harbors these coding sequences:
- the LOC107487074 gene encoding beta-amylase 8 isoform X1, giving the protein MKTINDDASAQDLDPQSDHSSDYLLTSNPQPRRPRGFAAAAANPAGKGKKEREKEKERTKLRERHRRAITSRMLAGLRQYGNFPLPARADMNDVLAALARDAGWVVEADGTTYRQCPPPSHVGSFAARSVESQLSGGSLRPCSVKETLGNQPPALRIDECLSPASIDSVVIAERDSKNEKYTSASPVNVVHCLEADQLIHDIHSGVHENDFTCTPYVPVYSKLPAGIINKFCQLIDPEGIRQELIHLKSLNMDGVIVDCWWGIVEGWNPQKYVWSGYRDLFSIIREFKLKLQVVMAFHECGGNGSSDALIALPQWVLDMGKDNPDIFFTDREGRRNTECLSWGIDKERVLKGRTGIEVYFDMMRSFRTEFDDLFAEGLISAVEIGLGASGELKYPSFSERMGWRYPGIGEFQCYDKYLQHSLRMAAKLRGRSFWARGPDNAGHYNSMPHETGFFCERGDYDNYYGRFFLHWYSQTLIDHADNVLSLASLAFEDTKLVVKVPAVYWWYKTPSHAAELTAGYHNPTNQDGYSPVFEILRKHSVTMKFVCVGFHLSNQEANESLIDPEGLSWQVLNSAWDRGLVTAGENAPLCYDREGYKRLVEMAKPSNDPDRRHFSFFVVRQPSMLQGNVCLSELDFFVKSMHGEITGAI; this is encoded by the exons ATGAAGACCATCAACGACGATGCTTCCGCACAAGATCTCGACCCTCAAAGCGACCACAGCTCCGATTACCTTCTTACTTCTAACCCACAGCCCCGCCGTCCCCGCGGCTTCGCTGCAGCCGCCGCCAATCCTGCCGGAAAGGGgaagaaagagagggagaaggagaaggagcgGACTAAGCTCCGCGAGCGTCACCGCCGTGCCATCACTAGCCGTATGCTTGCCGGTCTCCGGCAGTACGGGAACTTCCCTCTCCCGGCGCGTGCTGACATGAACGACGTACTCGCTGCACTCGCGCGTGACGCCGGTTGGGTTGTTGAAGCTGATGGCACCACCTACCGGCAATGTCCTCCACCTTCTCACGTG GGATCTTTTGCAGCTAGGTCAGTTGAAAGTCAACTCTCTGGTGGTTCCTTGAGACCTTGCTCTGTTAAAGAGACACTAGGGAATCAGCCACCGGCACTTAGAATTGATGAATGCTTGTCGCCTGCGTCGATAGATTCTGTGGTAATTGCAGAAAGGGACTCGAAGAACGAGAAATACACAAGTGCAAGCCCTGTAAATGTAGTCCACTGTTTGGAGGCCGATCAG CTCATACATGATATCCATTCTGGTGTGCACGAGAATGACTTTACCTGCACACCATATGTTCCGGTTTACTCAAAGCTACCA GCTGGTATTATTAACAAATTTTGCCAGTTGATTGACCCTGAAGGCATTAGACAGGAGCTAATCCATCTTAAGTCTTTAAATATGGATGGCGTCATTGTGGATTGTTGGTGGGGTATTGTTGAAGGCTGGAATCCGCAGAAATATGTGTGGTCTGGCTATAGGGATCTTTTTAGCATTATTAGAGAATTTAAGCTGAAGTTACag GTTGTTATGGCATTTCATGAATGTGGAGGGAATGGTTCTAGTGATGCATTGATTGCCCTGCCACAATGGGTTTTGGATATGGGAAAAGATAACCCGGATATATTCTTTACAGATCGTGAAGGGCGGAGGAATACTGAATGCCTTTCCTGGGGAATTGACAAAGAGCGTGTTCTGAAAGGAAGAACTGGAATTGAG GTCTATTTTGATATGATGAGAAGCTTCAGGACAGAGTTTGATGACCTGTTTGCAGAAGGTCTGATTTCTGCAGTAGAAATTGGACTTGGTGCATCTGGGGAGCTGAAATACCCTTCTTTTTCAGAAAGGATGGGATGGAGGTATCCTGGAATAGGCGAGTTTCAG TGCTATGATAAATACCTGCAACATAGTCTGCGCATGGCAGCCAAATTACGTGGTCGTTCTTTCTGGGCTAGAGGACCTGATAATGCTGGACACTACAACTCTATGCCACATGAAACTGGATTCTTTTGTGAACGAGGTGATTATGACAACTATTATGGACGCTTCTTCTTACATTGGTATTCCCAGACATTAATAGACCATGCAGATAATGTTCTGTCCCTTGCAAGCCTTGCTTTTGAGGATACAAAATTAGTTGTCAAG GTTCCTGCTGTATACTGGTGGTATAAGACTCCTAGTCATGCAGCAGAGTTGACAGCCGGATATCACAACCCCACGAATCAGGATGGATACTCTCCTGTGTTTGAGATCTTGAGAAAACATTCTGTCACCATGAAATTTGTCTGTGTAGGATTTCATCTTTCCAACCAGGAAGCTAATGAATCATTAATTGATCCAGAGGGTTTAAGTTGGCAG GTACTAAACTCAGCTTGGGATCGAGGTTTGGTTACTGCTGGAGAGAATGCTCCTCTTTGCTATGATAGAGAAGGTTACAAGAGATTAGTTGAGATGGCCAAGCCCAGCAATGATCCAGATCGCCGGCACTTCTCGTTCTTTGTTGTCCGACAACCATCTATGCTTCAAGGAAATGTTTGCCTGTCGGAATTGGATTTCTTCGTTAAATCCATGCACG GTGAGATTACAGGAGCCATATAA